One genomic segment of Cottoperca gobio chromosome 21, fCotGob3.1, whole genome shotgun sequence includes these proteins:
- the LOC115026304 gene encoding activin receptor type-1-like, producing the protein MTVGDMFLLVLIVLVLPCSSLEGDVTLRKSECLCDGASCSSGDRCFGQQCFTSLSILNGTSALQKGCIVGNEEESSRCGGPPTPELVVECCHGELCNMNISLQSPLKDIELSAGRPVLRDQECVCEGGVCELDHRCAGQQCFASLKMIDGEAVQQKGCLRDDEEGRATCAMPPSSAHVVKCCQGHLCNMNVSVQAPGKEEEVKRLKEEHQCVCEGSTCATGNRCTGQQCFSSLTASAGSLVYQKGCFTIYEQSTMTCKTPPSRDQIVECCHGHLCNMNSTVELPVKADEASSYSVTTLAVVIVAPIIVLIVLSAIAILVFRRIHNNQMERLTSRDAEYGTIDGLIASNVGESTLADLLDHSCTSGSGSGLPFLVQRTVARQIALNECVGKGRYGEVWRGQWQGESVAVKIFSSRDEKSWFRETEIYNTVLLRHENILGFIASDMTSRNSSTQLWLITHFHEMGSLYDYLQLSTLDASSCLRMALSIASGLAHLHVEIFGTQGKPAIAHRDLKSKNILVQKNGQCCIADLGLAVMHFQDTNELDVGNNPKVGTKRYMAPEVLDDSIQMDCFESYKRVDIWALGLVLWEIARRTVSNGIVEDYKPPFHDVVPSDPSFEDMKKVVCVDQQRPNIPNRWFSDPTLTSMAKLMKECWYQNPSARLTALRIKKTLTKIDNSLDKIKTDI; encoded by the exons ATGACTGTTGGGGACATGTTTCTCTTGGTTTTGATCGTCCTGGTCCTACCCTGTTCTAGCTTGGAAG gCGATGTCACTTTAAGAAAGTCTGAATGTTTGTGTGACGGAGCGTCCTGCAGCAGTGGGGACCGGTGTTTTGGCCAGCAGTGCTTTACCTCCCTCTCCATACTGAACGGGACATCGGCCCTTCAAAAGGGCTGCATTGTGGGTAACGAGGAAGAGTCCTCACGATGCGGAGGCCCACCAACTCCTGAGCTGGTGGTAGAGTGCTGCCATGGAGAATTGTGTAACATGAACATCTCCTTGCAGTCACCGTTGAAAG ATATAGAGCTGTCTGCTGGCAGACCAGTCCTCAGAGaccaggagtgtgtgtgcgaggGCGGCGTGTGTGAGCTTGACCATCGCTGTGCAGGCCAGCAGTGTTTCGCCTCTCTGAAGATGATTGACGGGGAGGCTGTCCAACAGAAGGGCTGCCTGAGGGACGACGAGGAGGGCAGAGCCACCTGTGCCATGCCACCCTCATCAGCCCATGTTGTCAAGTGCTGCCAGGGCCATCTGTGTAACATGAACGTCAGTGTGCAAGCTCCAGGGAAAG AGGAGGAAGTAAAGCGCCTCAAAGAGgagcatcagtgtgtgtgtgagggcagcACATGTGCGACAGGGAATCGCTGCACGGGCCAGCAGTGTTTCTCATCTCTGACCGCCAGTGCTGGCTCCCTGGTCTACCAGAAAGGCTGCTTTACGATCTACGAGCAGAGCACGATGACCTGCAAGACCCCACCTTCCAGAGACCAGATTGTGGAGTGTTGCCACGGGCACCTGTGTAACATGAACAGCACTGTGGAGCTGCCTGTCAAGG CTGATGAGGCGTCCAGCTACAGTGTGACCACACTGGCTGTCGTCATCGTGGCACCCATCATAGTCCTCATCGTCCTCTCTGCTATCGCTATCCTGGTGTTCAGACGCATCCACAACAACCAAATGGAGAGACTAACATCCCGAGATGCAGAATATGGAACTATCGATGGCCTTATAGCCTCCAACGTTGGAGAGAGCACTCTGGCG GATCTTCTGGATCATTCCTGCACTTCAGGAAGTGGCTCTGGACTCCCTTTCCTTGTTCAGAGAACTGTCGCACGACAAATCGCGCTCAATGAGTGTGTGG GTAAGGGCCGTTACGGTGAAGTGTGGAGGGGTCAGTGGCAGGGAGAGAGTGTCGCCGTCAAAATCTTCTCGTCCAGAGACGAGAAGTCCTGGTTCAGAGAGACTGAGATCTACAACACTGTGCTGCTGAGACATGAGAACATCCTGG GCTTCATAGCTTCAGACATGACCTCGAGGAACTCCAGCACTCAGTTGTGGCTGATCACTCACTTCCATGAGATGGGCTCTTTGTACGACTACCTTCAACTCAGCACCCTCGATGCATCCAGCTGCCTCCGCATGGCGCTCTCCATTGCCAGCGGCCTGGCACACCTCCATGTTGAGATCTTCGGCACTCAGGGCAAACCGGCCATCGCCCACCGAGACctcaaaagcaaaaatattttggTTCAAAAGAACGGACAGTGCTGCATTGCTGACCTTG GTCTGGCAGTCATGCATTTTCAAGACACCAACGAGTTAGATGTCGGGAACAACCCTAAAGTGGGCACAAAGCGCTACATGGCCCCCGAAGTGCTCGATGACTCCATCCAGATGGACTGTTTCGAGTCCTACAAGAGAGTGGACATCTGGGCCCTGGGCCTCGTCCTGTGGGAGATCGCCAGGAGGACGGTCAGCAATG GCATTGTAGAAGACTACAAGCCACCTTTCCACGACGTGGTCCCGAGTGATCCCAGTTTTGAGGATATGAagaaggttgtgtgtgtggatcagcAGAGGCCCAACATCCCAAACAGATGGTTTTCAGACCCC ACTTTAACCTCCATGGCTAAACTCATGAAGGAGTGCTGGTACCAGAATCCATCAGCCCGATTAACAGCGTTACGCATCAAAAAGACTCTCACAAAGATCGACAACTCTCTGGACAAAATCAAAACAGACATTTGA